CGCCAAAGCCAATGGCGGCAATATCGTCAACACTGCCTTTATCGTCACCGAGGCCGGCGTGGTGGTGATCGACACCGGGCCGTCGCGCCGCTACGGCGAAGCCCTGCGCCAGGCCATCGCCCAGGTTACCTCCAAGCCGGTAATCCAGGTGCTGATCACGCATCATCACCCCGACCACGCCCTGGGTAACCAGGCGTTCAAGGACGTGCCCATCGGTGCCCTGGCCGACACCGCGCGCCTGCTGCAGGAGCAGGGCGACAGCATGGCCGAGAACCTCTACCGCATGGTCGGCGACTGGATGCGCGGCACCGAGGTGGTGCTGCCGACCCAGGTGCTGCAACCCGGTGTATTGAGCGTGGGCCAGCATGACCTGCGTTTGCTTGCGCTGGCCGGGCATACCGGCGCCGATCTGGCCATTCTCGACCAGCGTACCGGCGTGCTGTTTGCCGGTGACCTGGTGTTCTACCAGCGCGCCCTCACCACGCCGCACAGCCCAGGGCTGGCGGTGTGGCTGGCCGACCTCGACACCCTGCAAGCCTTGCCCTGGCGCCTGATCGTGCCCGGCCACGGTCCGGTGGCCGACGATGCACAGCCCTTCGCACAGATGCGCGACTACCTCACCTGGCTCGAGCAACTCTTGCGCGACGGCGCGGCTCAGGGCAGCGCCATGGCCGAGATGATCCGCAGCCCAATCCCTGAGCGTTTCGCCGCGATCAGCCTGAGCCGCTACGAACTGATCCGCAGCGTCAGCCACCTGTACCCGCGCTACGAACGCGCGCAGATGCAACGGGTCGATACCCGCTACTAAGGAACTAGCAATCTCGATACTGCGGTCAATTGTGACAACTGCCCCTGCGCCCAAGAATCGGCACCAGACCGGGAAAATTTCCCGGGTATAACAAAAAACCGCAGAGGTAGCCGTCATGACCCAACCCGCCCGCCGCCAACCCTTCGCCTTGAGTGTGTTGCTCGGTGCCATCCTGTTATCCGGCCAGGCCATGGCCGCCGTGAGCGATCAGGACATTCTCCAGGACCCGAAAAACCCCGGGCAGATCGTCACCAACGGTCTGGGTGTGCAAGGCCAGCGCTACAGTCCGTTGGACACTCTGAATGTGGACAACGTCAAGGACCTGCGCCCGGTCTGGGCATTCTCCTTTGGCGGCGAGAAACAGCGTGGGCAGCAGGCGCAGCCGATGGTCAAGGACGGGGTGATGTACCTCACCGGCTCCTATTCGCGGGTGTTCGCGGTGGATGCGCGCACCGGCAAGAAGCTCTGGCAGTACGATGCGCGTCTGCCGGATGACATCCGCCCCTGCTGCGACGTGATCAACCGAGGGGTGGCGCTGTACGGCGACCTGGTGTTCTTCGGCACCCTGGACGCCAAACTGGTGGCCTTGAACAAAGACACCGGCAAGGTGGTGTGGAGCAAACGCGTGGCCGACCACAAGGAAGGCTATTCCATCAGCGCCGCGCCGCTGGTGGTCAACGGCAAGCTGATCACCGGCGTGGCCGGCGGCGAATTCGGCGTGGTGGGCAAGATCGAAGCCTACGACCCGAAAAACGGTGACCTGCTGTGGACCCGGCCGACTGTCGAAGGCCACATGGGCTATGTGTACAAGGACGGCAAGGCCGTGGAAAACGGTATCTCCGGCGGCGAAGCGGGCAAGACCTGGCCGGGCGATCTGTGGAAGACCGGCGGCGCGGCGCCGTGGCTGGGCGGCTACTACGACCCGGAAACCAACCTGCTGTTGTTCGGCACCGGTAACCCGGCGCCATGGAACTCGCACCTGCGCCCCGGCGACAACCTCTACTCCTCGTCGCGCCTGGCGCTGAACCCGGACGACGGCAGCATCAAATGGCACTTCCAGAGCACGCCCCACGACGGCTGGGACTATGACGGCGTCAACGAGCTGATCTCCTTCAACTACACCGAAGGCGGCAAAGAAATCAAAGCAGCGGCCACGGCGGACCGCAACGGTTTCTTCTATGTGCTGGACCGCACCAACGGCAAGTTCATCCGCGGTTTCCCGTTTGTCGACAAGATCACCTGGGCCACCGGCCTGGATAAGAACGGCCGGCCGATCTACAACGAAGCCAGCCGCCCCGGCGCTCCGGGCAGCGAAGCCAAGGGCACGTCGGTGTTCGTTGCGCCGGCCTTCCTCGGCGCGAAAAACTGGATGCCGATGGCCTACAACCGCGACACCGGCCTGTTCTATGTGCCGTCCAACGAGTGGGGCATGGACATGTGGAACGAAGGCATCGCCTACAAAAAAGGCGCGGCGTTCCTCGGCGCCGGGTTCACCATCAAACCGTTGAACGAAGACTACATCGGCGTGCTGCGCGCCATTGATCCGGTGAGCGGCAAGGAAGTCTGGCGGCATAAAAACTTCGCGCCGCTGTGGGGTGGCGTGCTCACGACCAAGGGCAACCTGGTGTTCACCGGCACGCCGGAAGGTTTCCTGCAGGCCTTCAACGCCAAGACCGGCGAGAAAGTCTGGGAATTCCAGACCGGCTCCGGCGTGCTCGGCTCGCCGATTACCTGGGACATGGACGGCGAGCAGTATGTCTCGGTGGTCTCCGGGTGGGGCGGCGCGGTGCCGCTGTGGGGCGGTGAAGTGGCCAAGCGCATCAAGGACTTCAACCAGGGCGGCATGCTCTGGACCTTCAAGTTGCCCAAAGACCTGGTGGCCAAGCACTAGGTCTACGACCAAATGAGCAACACCCCCCTGCCAACGGCGCATTCGCCCTGCCGTGGGGGCACCTTACTATCGGGTGATCGCCTGTTGATCGACAGGCCCGGACCCAGACAGAGGTTTCAACATGATCTACGCACAACCTGGCACCCCTGGCGCCATCGTCAGCTTCAAGCAGCGCTATGGTAATTACATCGGCGGCGAGTTCGTCGCACCGCTCAACGGCGAGTACTTCACCAACACGTCGCCCGTCACCGGTGAAGTGATCGCCGAATTCCCGCGCTCCAGCGCCGCCGATATCGACAAGGCCCTGGACGCCGCCCATGCCGCCGCCGATGCCTGGGGCAAGACCTCGGCCCAGGACCGCGCCCTGGTGCTGCTGAAAATCGCCGACCGTATCGAGCACAACCTCGAAGTGCTGGCCGTGGCCGAAACCTGGGACAACGGCAAGGCCGTGCGCGAAACCCTCAACGCCGACGTGCCGCTGGCCGCCGACCATTTCCGCTATTTCGCCGGCTGCATCCGCGCCCAGGAAGGCGGCGCCGCCGAGATCAACGAACACACCGCCGCTTACCACTTCCACGAACCACTGGGCGTGGTCGGCCAGATCATTCCGTGGAACTTCCCGCTGCTGATGGCCGCGTGGAAACTCGCCCCGGCCCTGGCCGCCGGTAACTGCATCGTGCTCAAGCCGGCCGAGCAGACGCCGCTGTCGATCATGGTGTTTGCCGAGTTGATCAATGACCTGCTGCCACCGGGCGTGCTGAACATCGTCCAGGGCTTTGGCCGCGAAGCCGGGGAGGCGCTGGCCACCAGCAAGCGCATCGCCAAGATCGCCTTTACCGGCTCCACGCCGATTGGCGCGCACATCATGCATGCGGCCGCCGAGAACATCATCCCGTCCACCGTGGAGCTGGGTGGCAAGTCGCCGAATATCTTCTTTGAAGACATCATGCGTGCCGAACCCCAGTTCATCGAAAAAGCCGCCGAGGGCCTGGTGCTGGCGTTCTTCAATCAGGGCGAAGTGTGCACCTGCCCGTCGCGGGCGCTGGTGCAGGAGTCGATCTACGAGCCGTTCATGGCCGAGGTGATGAAGAAGATCGTCAAGATCAAGCGTGGCAATCCACTGGACACCGAGACCATGGTGGGCGCCCAGGCGTCCGAGCAGCAATACGATAAGATCCTGTCCTACCTCAAGATTGCCCAGGAGGAGGGCGCCGAGCTGCTCACCGGCGGCGCGGCCGAGCACCTGGAGGGCGACCTGTCCAGCGGTTACTACATCCAGCCGACCCTGCTCAAGGGCCATAACAAGATGCGCGTGTTCCAGGAGGAAATCTTCGGCCCGGTGGTGGGCATCACCACGTTCAAGGACGAAGCCGAAGCCCTGGCCATCGCCAACGACAGCGAATTCGGCCTGGGCGCCGGGCTATGGACCCGCGACATCAACCGTGCGTACCGCATGGGCCGGGCGATCAAGGCCGGTCGGGTGTGGACCAACTGCTATCACCTGTACCCGGCGCATGCGGCGTTCGGCGGCTACAAGAAGTCGGGCGTGGGACGTGAGAACCACAAGATGATGCTGGACCACTACCAGCAGACCAAGAACCTGCTGGTGAGCTACGACATCAATCCGTTGGGGTTCTTCTGATTTTCTAATTGCAATTAGACCAAGTATGGGAGGGGGCCTGCCCCCGATGAGGGAGTGTCAGCTTAAACAGCTGTGACTGACACACCGCCATCGGGGGCAAGCCCCGATGCCAGTCAGTTAAGGAGGAACACTGGAACTTTGGTGAGCGGGCTTGCCCCGCGTTGGGCTGCGCAGCAGCCCCCAATAGGAGCGTCGCAGTATGCCAGGCAGCTCCGGGACTATGTTTTGGGGCTGCTTCGCAGCCCAACGCGGGGCAAGCCCGCTCGCCACAGGGTACTGGTTGCCCGTTCCGTCTCTTAACTGACCGGCATTGGGGCAAGCGCCATACCATAGTTTTGCTCCCTGTACATTCGCGACCAATGCACTGCGGTATTTACTTCGAAAGTAGCATTCGCACCCCCATCCCCCCATGCACTAATGCGTTTACCGGAATCTTCCGGCACAACAAGAGGACTCTTCCATGTGGACCAAACCCGCCTTCACCGACCTGCGTATCGGCTTTGAAGTGACCATGTACTTCGCCAGCCGTTGATTCAAACCCGGCCAGCCCAGTGCTGGCCGGTGCGCTATTGGGAATGACCCTTTGGTCTGATTGCAAACGCCTGCGGATCGGTTAGTGTGGAGCGCATCTTCCAAAAATAATAAGAACAGGCTTTCCAATGAGCCCCAACCTGAGCCTCCTGCGTAAATTCGTCTCGCCTGAAATCATCTTCGGCGCCGGTTGCCGGCATAACGTCGGCAACTACGCCAAAACCTTCGGTGCGCGCAAAGTACTGGTGGTCAGCGACCCCGGTGTGATCGCCGCCGGCTGGGTCGCCGACGTGGAAGCCAGCCTGCAGGCCATCGGCATCGACTACTGCCTGTACAGCGCGGTGTCGCCCAATCCGCGCGTGGAGGAGGTGATGCTCGGCGCCGAGGTGTACCGGGAAAACCATTGTGATGTGATCGTCGCCATCGGCGGTGGCAGCCCCATGGACTGCGGCAAGGCCATCGGCATTGTGGTGGCCCATGGGCGCAGCATTCTGGACTTCGAAGGCGTGGACACCATCCGCGTGCCCAGCCCGCCGCTGATCCTGATCCCGACCACCGCCGGTACCTCGGCGGATGTGTCGCAGTTCGTGATTATTTCCAACCAGCAGGAACGCATGAAGTTCTCCATCGTCAGCAAGGCGGTGGTGCCGGATGTGTCGCTGATCGACCCGGAAACCACCGCCAGCATGGACCCGTTCCTGTCCGCCTGCACCGGCATCGACGCATTGGTGCATGCCATCGAGGCGTTTGTGTCCACCGGCCATGGCCCGCTCACCGACCCCCATGCGTTGGAGGCCATGCGATTGATCAACGGCAACCTGGTGCAGATGATCGCCAATCCGGCCGACATTGCCCTGCGCGAAAAGATCATGCTCGGCAGCATGCAGGCCGGGCTGGCGTTTTCCAATGCGATCCTTGGCGCGGTGCATGCCATGTCCCACAGCCTCGGCGGCTTTCTCGACCTGCCCCATGGCCTGTGCAACGCGGTGCTGGTCGAGCATGTGGTGGCGTTCAACTACAACTCGGCGCCGGAGCGCTTCAAGGTGATTGCCGAGACCTTCGGCATCGACTGCCGAGGCCTGAACCATCGGCAGATCTGCGCGCGGCTGGTGGAACACCTGATTGCGCTCAAGCACGCCATCGGCTTTCACGAAACCCTCGGCCTGCACGGTGTGCGGGTGGCGGATATTCCATTCCTGTCCCAGCATGCGATGCACGACCCGTGCATCCTCACCAACCCGCGCGAGTCGAGCCAGCGTGACGTTGAGGTTGTGTATGGCGAAGCTCTCTAACGACCAGCAGCGCGCTCTTGCCGGGTTGCTCGGGCTGGGCGACCAGTCGGCGCGCAAGAGCCATTACCCCGAATTGACAGCGCGCCTGGACGAACTGGAAGCCGAGCGGCGGCGCTATATCCGTCTCAACGATGAACTGGAACAGCGGGTGGCGGCGCGTACCGATGAGTTGCTGGAGGCCAACCGCAATCTGCAACAGCAGATCGCCCAGCGTGAACAGGTGGAACGGCAACTGCGCGACGCCCGCGACGCCGCCGAGGCCGCCAACCGCAGCAAGGACAAATACCTCGCCGCCGCCAGCCACGACCTGCTGCAACCGCTGAACGCCGCGCGCCTGCTGATCGCCACCCTGCGCGAGCGGGCATTGCCCAGTGTCGAGCAGGTACTGGTGGAGCGCACCCATCAGGCCTTGGAAGGCGCCGAGGACTTACTCACGGATCTGCTCGATATCTCGCGACTCGACCAGGCGGCGGTCAAGCCGGACGTGGCGGTGTATCGCCTGGAGGAACTGTTTGCGCCGCTGGTCTCGGAGTTCCAGTCGGTGGCCCAGGCGGCGGGGCTGAACTTGCGTGCGCGCACCGGCGGTTATGCGATTCATACCGACCTGCGCCTGCTGACGCGGATCCTGCGTAACTTCCTCAGCAACGCCTGCCGCTACACCGATGAAGGTTGCATTCTGCTCGGCGCCCGCCGCCGTGGCGATTGCCTGCGCCTGGAAGTGTGGGACACCGGGCGCGGGATCGCCGCCGACCGGCTGGAGGCGATCTTCCTGGAGTTCAACCAG
The sequence above is drawn from the Pseudomonas quebecensis genome and encodes:
- the pqqA gene encoding pyrroloquinoline quinone precursor peptide PqqA, producing MWTKPAFTDLRIGFEVTMYFASR
- a CDS encoding quinoprotein relay system zinc metallohydrolase 1, yielding MRWIFLLCLGLSLPALADLDYTLKPRLIAEDTWLLEGSTDNFAKANGGNIVNTAFIVTEAGVVVIDTGPSRRYGEALRQAIAQVTSKPVIQVLITHHHPDHALGNQAFKDVPIGALADTARLLQEQGDSMAENLYRMVGDWMRGTEVVLPTQVLQPGVLSVGQHDLRLLALAGHTGADLAILDQRTGVLFAGDLVFYQRALTTPHSPGLAVWLADLDTLQALPWRLIVPGHGPVADDAQPFAQMRDYLTWLEQLLRDGAAQGSAMAEMIRSPIPERFAAISLSRYELIRSVSHLYPRYERAQMQRVDTRY
- a CDS encoding ATP-binding response regulator, whose amino-acid sequence is MAKLSNDQQRALAGLLGLGDQSARKSHYPELTARLDELEAERRRYIRLNDELEQRVAARTDELLEANRNLQQQIAQREQVERQLRDARDAAEAANRSKDKYLAAASHDLLQPLNAARLLIATLRERALPSVEQVLVERTHQALEGAEDLLTDLLDISRLDQAAVKPDVAVYRLEELFAPLVSEFQSVAQAAGLNLRARTGGYAIHTDLRLLTRILRNFLSNACRYTDEGCILLGARRRGDCLRLEVWDTGRGIAADRLEAIFLEFNQLDVGRASERKGVGLGLAIVERIAEILGYPVAVRSWPGRGSMFSIEVPISAEMPPAISQLPTLPSTGNPLPGRRLLVIDNEISILDSMRALLGQWGCDVVTATDQAGAVLALQGRAPELILADYHLDHGVVGCLVVKQLREHFGHKIPAVIITADRTDQCRRALRRLDAPLLNKPVKPGKLRAVLSQLLA
- the exaC gene encoding acetaldehyde dehydrogenase ExaC, yielding MIYAQPGTPGAIVSFKQRYGNYIGGEFVAPLNGEYFTNTSPVTGEVIAEFPRSSAADIDKALDAAHAAADAWGKTSAQDRALVLLKIADRIEHNLEVLAVAETWDNGKAVRETLNADVPLAADHFRYFAGCIRAQEGGAAEINEHTAAYHFHEPLGVVGQIIPWNFPLLMAAWKLAPALAAGNCIVLKPAEQTPLSIMVFAELINDLLPPGVLNIVQGFGREAGEALATSKRIAKIAFTGSTPIGAHIMHAAAENIIPSTVELGGKSPNIFFEDIMRAEPQFIEKAAEGLVLAFFNQGEVCTCPSRALVQESIYEPFMAEVMKKIVKIKRGNPLDTETMVGAQASEQQYDKILSYLKIAQEEGAELLTGGAAEHLEGDLSSGYYIQPTLLKGHNKMRVFQEEIFGPVVGITTFKDEAEALAIANDSEFGLGAGLWTRDINRAYRMGRAIKAGRVWTNCYHLYPAHAAFGGYKKSGVGRENHKMMLDHYQQTKNLLVSYDINPLGFF
- the ercA gene encoding alcohol dehydrogenase-like regulatory protein ErcA gives rise to the protein MSPNLSLLRKFVSPEIIFGAGCRHNVGNYAKTFGARKVLVVSDPGVIAAGWVADVEASLQAIGIDYCLYSAVSPNPRVEEVMLGAEVYRENHCDVIVAIGGGSPMDCGKAIGIVVAHGRSILDFEGVDTIRVPSPPLILIPTTAGTSADVSQFVIISNQQERMKFSIVSKAVVPDVSLIDPETTASMDPFLSACTGIDALVHAIEAFVSTGHGPLTDPHALEAMRLINGNLVQMIANPADIALREKIMLGSMQAGLAFSNAILGAVHAMSHSLGGFLDLPHGLCNAVLVEHVVAFNYNSAPERFKVIAETFGIDCRGLNHRQICARLVEHLIALKHAIGFHETLGLHGVRVADIPFLSQHAMHDPCILTNPRESSQRDVEVVYGEAL
- a CDS encoding PQQ-dependent methanol/ethanol family dehydrogenase, giving the protein MTQPARRQPFALSVLLGAILLSGQAMAAVSDQDILQDPKNPGQIVTNGLGVQGQRYSPLDTLNVDNVKDLRPVWAFSFGGEKQRGQQAQPMVKDGVMYLTGSYSRVFAVDARTGKKLWQYDARLPDDIRPCCDVINRGVALYGDLVFFGTLDAKLVALNKDTGKVVWSKRVADHKEGYSISAAPLVVNGKLITGVAGGEFGVVGKIEAYDPKNGDLLWTRPTVEGHMGYVYKDGKAVENGISGGEAGKTWPGDLWKTGGAAPWLGGYYDPETNLLLFGTGNPAPWNSHLRPGDNLYSSSRLALNPDDGSIKWHFQSTPHDGWDYDGVNELISFNYTEGGKEIKAAATADRNGFFYVLDRTNGKFIRGFPFVDKITWATGLDKNGRPIYNEASRPGAPGSEAKGTSVFVAPAFLGAKNWMPMAYNRDTGLFYVPSNEWGMDMWNEGIAYKKGAAFLGAGFTIKPLNEDYIGVLRAIDPVSGKEVWRHKNFAPLWGGVLTTKGNLVFTGTPEGFLQAFNAKTGEKVWEFQTGSGVLGSPITWDMDGEQYVSVVSGWGGAVPLWGGEVAKRIKDFNQGGMLWTFKLPKDLVAKH